From one Pseudothermotoga sp. genomic stretch:
- a CDS encoding ABC transporter permease — protein MIFFLLPLLAMFAESVYQPTKGWVVHRYLEFFRQRLSRTVYVRSLLMGFSVTFVALLIGYPAAMAVVSVKNDSLRSLLMTLLVFPLMTNPVARTFSWHAVLGREGLINNLLLTLKFTDSPVRLLYTRGAVFIGLLQLFLPLMVISLTSALENLPKDVPLAARSLGASAFNLFTRIYLPLTSEGIVTGCTLVFTGCITAYVTPAVLGGSRVLMLSTLLYQKASITLDWTMATVIAVIMFLSTVAVNTLSRAISTIGVKK, from the coding sequence GTGATATTCTTCTTATTACCATTACTGGCGATGTTCGCTGAGAGTGTGTATCAACCCACCAAAGGATGGGTCGTACACAGGTACTTGGAATTCTTTAGACAGAGATTGTCGCGCACAGTTTATGTGAGAAGTCTTTTGATGGGATTTTCGGTAACTTTCGTGGCGTTACTTATAGGTTATCCTGCAGCCATGGCTGTGGTGAGTGTTAAGAACGATTCGCTCAGAAGTTTACTCATGACGCTGTTGGTATTCCCATTGATGACTAATCCCGTGGCCAGAACTTTTTCATGGCACGCCGTGTTGGGAAGAGAAGGTTTGATAAACAATCTGTTGCTCACTCTGAAATTTACGGACAGCCCCGTGCGCTTACTCTACACGCGCGGGGCTGTTTTCATTGGTCTGTTGCAGCTTTTTTTGCCTCTCATGGTCATATCCTTGACGAGCGCGTTGGAAAATTTACCTAAGGATGTGCCGTTAGCTGCGAGAAGTCTCGGGGCCAGCGCTTTCAATCTGTTCACGAGAATCTATTTACCCTTAACGAGTGAGGGTATCGTGACCGGTTGCACGTTGGTTTTCACAGGTTGCATCACTGCTTATGTGACACCAGCGGTCCTTGGAGGCAGTCGTGTGCTCATGTTGAGCACGTTGCTCTATCAGAAAGCTTCAATCACACTGGATTGGACCATGGCAACCGTGATAGCTGTGATCATGTTTCTCAGCACGGTTGCTG
- a CDS encoding ABC transporter substrate-binding protein: MRKFFVLLIALMVVFVLGVQKLNVSTWGFNLDLLDKNITKPFLEKYGIQIERELGNNSVRLSKLITQKDNPVIDVVHFADYFAMLAVKNGLLQPIDVSKLSNYKDIYDFAKDPIGGNYAIGYTVYSMGIVYRTDKIKRAITSWKDFWSKDVAGRISLPDITTTQGPVMMMHFNKIFAGNAYDPELKAAFQKVAELKKNVVTFYKTSSELINLFKMGEVWMAPVTRFSWGQFLETGLPLAWVVPEEGMLGFTNVLCIVKGAKNLDGAYKYIDFLISYEVQLAEAMDLVDSPVNVKVKVPPEIAEKLTYGEEHIKSLVFYDIKFIVENYDKWISKWNELIAQ, encoded by the coding sequence ATGAGAAAGTTTTTTGTGCTTTTGATTGCATTGATGGTAGTGTTCGTACTCGGTGTCCAAAAGCTCAACGTGTCCACGTGGGGATTCAACTTGGATCTTTTAGACAAGAACATCACGAAACCTTTCCTCGAAAAGTACGGTATCCAGATCGAAAGAGAACTAGGCAACAACTCTGTGAGACTCAGCAAACTCATCACTCAGAAGGACAATCCCGTGATAGATGTGGTACATTTTGCGGATTATTTTGCCATGCTCGCTGTTAAGAATGGTTTGTTACAACCAATTGACGTTTCTAAGTTGAGCAATTACAAGGACATCTACGACTTCGCGAAGGATCCAATAGGTGGTAACTACGCCATAGGCTACACCGTTTACAGCATGGGCATAGTCTATAGAACGGACAAAATCAAAAGAGCCATCACTTCTTGGAAAGATTTCTGGTCGAAAGATGTGGCTGGACGCATAAGTTTGCCAGATATCACCACCACCCAAGGTCCCGTCATGATGATGCATTTCAACAAGATCTTTGCTGGGAACGCTTATGATCCTGAGTTGAAAGCTGCCTTCCAGAAAGTGGCAGAGCTGAAGAAGAATGTGGTGACTTTCTACAAAACTTCCTCCGAGTTGATCAACCTCTTCAAGATGGGTGAAGTTTGGATGGCCCCAGTCACGCGCTTTTCTTGGGGTCAATTCTTGGAGACCGGATTGCCGCTCGCTTGGGTGGTGCCCGAAGAAGGTATGCTCGGTTTTACGAACGTGTTGTGCATAGTGAAAGGTGCAAAGAATCTGGATGGTGCATACAAATACATCGATTTTTTGATCAGCTATGAAGTACAACTCGCTGAGGCGATGGATCTGGTCGATTCACCTGTGAACGTCAAGGTGAAAGTGCCACCTGAAATAGCTGAAAAACTCACCTACGGTGAAGAACACATCAAATCTTTAGTCTTTTACGACATCAAGTTCATCGTGGAAAATTACGACAAATGGATCAGCAAGTGGAATGAACTGATCGCACAGTGA
- the iolB gene encoding 5-deoxy-glucuronate isomerase: protein MNQHFFNISSSKPHFVSEPPMNGMKYLGFERIVLGCGNSHTANSGDFEIFLVVLSGKCDVKVNDKDFSSIGERKSVFLGKPYTVYIPPRSDYSIKAIGFTCELVLAKAFVGVKSDIPAYLITPNEVAAGKWGISNYSRTYHQIAVDDKHPAVKLMVGETFTPSGNWSTYPPHRHERHNPPEEVFLEEIYYYRVDHPKGWGIARHYSDDGTINFAEIIKDDTLHLIPKGYHTAVAAPGFTVYYLWFLAGEERVQIPYVDPDMRFIDQATKMIKNIEDNLSL, encoded by the coding sequence GTGAACCAGCATTTCTTCAACATATCATCTTCAAAGCCACACTTTGTCAGCGAACCGCCAATGAATGGGATGAAATACCTTGGTTTCGAAAGGATCGTCCTTGGGTGTGGGAATTCTCACACTGCCAACAGCGGGGATTTTGAGATCTTCCTCGTCGTTCTTTCTGGAAAATGCGATGTAAAGGTCAACGACAAGGATTTTTCCTCGATTGGAGAGAGAAAAAGTGTATTTTTGGGTAAACCATATACGGTGTACATCCCACCGAGATCGGATTACTCGATCAAAGCCATCGGTTTCACTTGCGAATTGGTGCTCGCCAAGGCCTTCGTCGGTGTCAAGAGTGATATACCAGCCTATTTGATCACACCGAACGAAGTCGCAGCTGGCAAATGGGGTATTTCGAACTATTCGAGGACTTATCATCAAATAGCTGTGGATGATAAACATCCCGCGGTTAAGCTCATGGTGGGTGAAACCTTCACGCCCTCTGGAAATTGGTCTACTTACCCTCCGCATCGACACGAAAGACACAATCCTCCAGAGGAGGTTTTCCTTGAAGAGATCTATTACTATCGAGTAGATCATCCAAAAGGATGGGGTATAGCGAGGCACTACAGTGATGATGGAACTATAAACTTCGCAGAGATCATCAAAGACGACACACTGCATCTTATACCCAAAGGCTATCACACAGCGGTTGCCGCACCGGGCTTCACGGTCTACTATCTGTGGTTCTTGGCTGGAGAAGAAAGAGTGCAGATACCTTACGTAGATCCAGACATGAGATTCATCGATCAAGCTACTAAGATGATCAAAAACATCGAAGATAACCTCTCGTTATGA
- the kduD gene encoding 2-dehydro-3-deoxy-D-gluconate 5-dehydrogenase KduD → MKVLESFSLKDKVAIVTGASRGLGQAMAIALAEAGADVLGVSRTIEQQRETRQIIESLGRRYVAVALDLRQLDKLSTIFDIALKEFGTMDILVNNAGIIKRAPVTEYSVEDWDEVMDVNLKSVFLLSQMFSKYLIEHGKKGKIINVASMLSFQGGIYTTAYTVSKHGILGLTRVFANELAKYNINVNAIAPGYMVTDNTEALRKDEKRYTEILSRIPMGRWGLPEDLKGVVVFLASEASNYVTGAVIPVDGGWLSR, encoded by the coding sequence ATGAAAGTTTTGGAAAGCTTTTCTTTGAAGGACAAAGTCGCCATAGTGACCGGTGCTTCCAGAGGTTTAGGACAAGCGATGGCGATCGCTCTAGCCGAAGCTGGAGCGGACGTTTTGGGTGTGAGTAGAACCATCGAGCAACAGCGAGAAACAAGGCAGATCATAGAATCTCTTGGAAGAAGATACGTAGCGGTTGCACTCGATCTTCGCCAGCTTGATAAACTATCAACGATATTCGACATCGCTTTGAAAGAGTTTGGGACGATGGATATTCTCGTGAACAACGCTGGAATCATCAAGCGCGCCCCAGTGACGGAATACAGTGTTGAAGATTGGGATGAAGTGATGGATGTGAATTTGAAATCGGTGTTCTTGCTTTCTCAAATGTTCTCAAAATATTTGATAGAGCACGGCAAAAAAGGAAAGATCATCAATGTTGCCTCCATGCTTTCGTTTCAGGGGGGTATTTACACCACTGCATACACCGTCTCAAAACATGGCATACTTGGTTTGACGAGGGTATTTGCCAACGAACTCGCGAAGTACAACATCAACGTGAATGCGATCGCGCCAGGTTACATGGTCACTGACAACACGGAAGCTTTGAGAAAAGACGAAAAAAGATACACAGAGATTCTCTCAAGGATTCCGATGGGTAGATGGGGACTACCGGAGGATCTGAAAGGTGTGGTGGTGTTTTTGGCGAGCGAAGCTTCAAACTACGTTACTGGTGCGGTGATACCAGTGGATGGAGGTTGGTTGTCCAGATGA
- a CDS encoding cupin domain-containing protein, with amino-acid sequence MRTFGHANDVTAKKVKEGIEMRVLVWSGKLMMTHVSFKKGSVGDLHSHPHEQISYIVEGEFLYTVGEKKYHMEAGGAIYVPSNVKHQVEALTDGVLLDVFTPIREDYLPQ; translated from the coding sequence ATGAGAACGTTCGGACATGCAAACGATGTAACTGCCAAAAAGGTCAAAGAAGGTATAGAGATGCGAGTCTTAGTTTGGTCTGGAAAACTCATGATGACGCATGTGAGTTTCAAAAAAGGAAGTGTTGGAGATTTGCACAGTCATCCCCATGAGCAAATCAGTTACATAGTGGAAGGGGAGTTCCTCTACACCGTTGGGGAGAAAAAATATCACATGGAAGCTGGTGGAGCCATTTATGTGCCTAGCAACGTGAAACACCAAGTCGAGGCCTTGACAGATGGTGTTCTGCTGGATGTCTTTACACCGATAAGAGAAGATTATTTACCACAATGA
- a CDS encoding TRAP transporter substrate-binding protein, with protein MRRLLVVLLASLLVFVGIAAPIVLKAADVHPHGYPTVEGIKMMGKVIELMTNGKYKVEVYASGQLGDEKEVIEQTIMNAIQIARVSVAPVQTFYNPIGVFTMPYLFRDEDHYWKVLEGPIGEEILKGLEKIGLVGLCYYDAGARSFYTKKPVQKPEDLKGMKIRVQANEVMIAMVNALGATGVPMAYAEVYTALQTGVVDGAENNPPSYYTARHFEVAPYYCLDSHTRTPEIVLIPKALWDKLTPEEKIIFKTAAWASAQYQKYLWKKMEEEALAAVEKGGAKIFRPDITAFQKLMQPVYDKFPQYKDLIQRIQAVK; from the coding sequence ATGAGGAGGTTGCTGGTTGTACTGTTGGCTTCTCTGCTCGTCTTTGTCGGCATAGCTGCACCGATCGTGCTCAAAGCGGCAGACGTTCATCCACATGGTTATCCAACGGTAGAAGGCATCAAAATGATGGGTAAAGTCATCGAACTCATGACGAACGGTAAGTACAAAGTCGAAGTGTACGCGAGTGGACAACTTGGAGACGAAAAAGAAGTGATCGAGCAAACGATCATGAATGCGATTCAAATCGCACGCGTTTCAGTAGCACCGGTTCAAACGTTCTACAACCCAATTGGAGTTTTCACGATGCCTTATCTGTTCAGGGACGAAGATCATTACTGGAAAGTCCTGGAAGGACCGATAGGTGAGGAAATCTTGAAAGGTCTCGAAAAGATAGGCCTAGTTGGTCTATGCTACTACGATGCCGGTGCAAGAAGCTTTTACACCAAAAAACCTGTGCAGAAACCAGAAGATTTGAAGGGTATGAAAATAAGAGTGCAAGCAAACGAAGTCATGATAGCCATGGTGAACGCACTCGGTGCCACAGGCGTTCCGATGGCTTATGCCGAAGTGTACACGGCTTTGCAAACGGGTGTCGTAGATGGTGCCGAAAACAACCCACCATCTTACTACACGGCGAGACATTTCGAAGTCGCACCCTATTATTGTCTGGATAGTCACACGAGAACTCCCGAAATCGTGCTGATACCTAAAGCGCTGTGGGACAAATTGACACCTGAAGAAAAGATAATCTTCAAAACAGCGGCTTGGGCTTCGGCACAATATCAGAAGTATCTGTGGAAGAAGATGGAAGAAGAAGCACTCGCAGCCGTTGAAAAAGGTGGAGCGAAGATATTTAGACCGGACATCACAGCTTTCCAGAAACTCATGCAACCTGTCTACGACAAATTCCCACAGTATAAAGATCTGATCCAAAGGATCCAAGCAGTCAAATGA
- a CDS encoding TRAP transporter small permease — MRRALERLLHLVENVIVYFSIIGLMFMVVIVFYQVIGRYLFNRPPRWTEEIALIMMIWIAMLGAGVGLKNDIHMRVEVFMNVFPKSIQRLVEIAIMILIGYFGIQMTRYTLIMIQRLPNRMPATGISVRWMYLPVAVCGVLLVVCVALKILEQLALLKGERKQ, encoded by the coding sequence ATGAGAAGAGCGCTGGAAAGGTTGCTACATTTGGTTGAAAATGTCATCGTATATTTTTCCATCATCGGCTTGATGTTCATGGTTGTCATAGTTTTCTATCAAGTAATAGGAAGGTATCTTTTCAATAGACCACCAAGATGGACCGAGGAAATCGCTTTGATAATGATGATTTGGATCGCCATGCTTGGGGCAGGTGTGGGCTTGAAAAACGATATACACATGCGTGTTGAAGTGTTCATGAACGTTTTTCCAAAGTCAATTCAAAGACTCGTTGAGATCGCCATCATGATCCTCATAGGATATTTTGGAATCCAAATGACTCGATACACTCTGATCATGATTCAAAGACTTCCAAACAGGATGCCTGCGACGGGAATATCCGTGAGGTGGATGTATCTACCAGTGGCCGTATGTGGAGTCTTATTGGTGGTGTGCGTTGCCCTGAAGATTTTAGAACAACTTGCTCTGCTGAAGGGTGAGAGAAAACAATGA
- a CDS encoding TRAP transporter large permease, with protein sequence MKKILSYVFGAIMIVLLGILLAFMLRLPMTQNVPREEGGRIVLFSSFVLFMMFRMPIAFCLGIPALLTAIYLRLPAMVVFQRMSAGINAFSLIAIPFFILAGQIMAEGGIAQKIVEFSNILIGRVRGGLAMVNILASMFFGGVSGSSVADTSSIGAFLIPMMVRQGYDRDFSIAVTITSSTLGIIIPPSHNMIIYSLAAGGVSVGALFMAGYIPGIMVGLAQMLVAYIISVKRNYPIAGKVGLKEALIITRDSILGLLVGIIIIAGIIFGVFTATEASVVAAVYALFITAFVYKTMDLKKLLRTFQSTAVVIAMVLFIIASSSAFGYLLAYLKVPALVAGALTSITTNKYVLLLLINLMLLFLGMIMDMAPLILITTPILLPLVRSLGISPVQFGIVMMINLGIGLCTPPVGTTLFVGCAIGKSTMERVAKASIPFYLAMIAILLLVTYVPWFTMFLGGRFAR encoded by the coding sequence ATGAAAAAGATTCTCTCGTACGTCTTTGGTGCGATCATGATCGTTCTTCTAGGAATACTACTCGCTTTCATGTTGAGATTACCGATGACACAGAATGTTCCTCGCGAAGAGGGGGGAAGGATTGTTTTATTCAGCTCTTTTGTGCTCTTCATGATGTTCAGAATGCCCATAGCCTTTTGCTTAGGTATTCCCGCTCTACTAACGGCGATATATTTGAGACTCCCTGCCATGGTAGTTTTTCAGAGGATGAGCGCAGGTATAAACGCTTTTTCTCTGATAGCTATCCCGTTCTTCATACTCGCTGGTCAAATCATGGCCGAAGGTGGCATTGCACAAAAAATCGTGGAGTTTTCAAACATACTGATCGGTCGCGTACGCGGTGGCCTTGCGATGGTGAACATACTCGCGAGTATGTTCTTTGGAGGAGTGAGTGGTTCCTCCGTTGCTGATACATCTTCCATCGGTGCTTTCTTGATCCCCATGATGGTCCGTCAAGGGTACGATAGGGACTTCTCGATCGCTGTGACGATAACTTCTTCCACACTCGGGATCATCATCCCCCCGAGCCACAACATGATCATCTATTCGCTCGCGGCAGGTGGTGTTTCGGTCGGCGCACTGTTCATGGCCGGTTACATTCCTGGAATCATGGTCGGATTGGCTCAGATGCTCGTCGCTTACATAATTTCAGTGAAGAGAAATTATCCTATCGCTGGTAAAGTTGGCCTCAAAGAAGCGCTCATCATAACACGAGATTCCATCCTCGGCCTTCTGGTTGGTATCATCATCATAGCGGGCATCATCTTCGGAGTGTTCACAGCCACAGAAGCTTCCGTGGTGGCAGCGGTTTATGCATTGTTCATCACCGCGTTCGTCTACAAAACCATGGATCTCAAGAAGCTGCTCAGAACCTTTCAAAGCACAGCTGTGGTCATCGCAATGGTTCTGTTCATCATAGCGAGTTCTTCCGCTTTCGGTTATCTCTTAGCTTATCTAAAGGTGCCAGCGCTCGTGGCTGGTGCTCTGACGAGCATTACGACGAACAAGTATGTTCTTTTACTGCTCATCAACCTGATGCTTCTGTTCTTAGGCATGATCATGGATATGGCCCCGCTCATTTTGATAACCACTCCCATCCTTCTGCCGTTGGTGCGTTCGCTGGGAATTTCACCGGTACAGTTCGGTATCGTCATGATGATCAACCTTGGTATAGGCTTGTGTACACCTCCCGTTGGGACAACGCTGTTCGTTGGATGCGCTATAGGAAAGAGCACGATGGAGAGAGTGGCGAAAGCATCCATACCCTTCTATTTGGCCATGATAGCCATCCTGTTGCTCGTCACTTACGTTCCTTGGTTCACCATGTTCCTGGGAGGTAGGTTCGCCCGGTGA
- a CDS encoding glycoside hydrolase family 28 protein, producing the protein MVKNGVPIEERIFGEGHFLRPNFIQFYNCKNVLLEGFELINSPMWCIHPVLCENVIVRNVKVRSRGPNNDGINPESCKYVLIEKCFFDTGDDSIAVKSGRNEDGRRIAAPCEYVLVRDNVVLSEKSHGGFVIGSEMSGGVRKLMALNNSFINLERVLRIKTNSRRGGFVEDVYFFDNVAVNVSEEFIVIHLDYDNEVGDFPPTVRNIFVRNFKGIRGKYGIRIKGLEESKVLNVHLQDCSFEDVQSAMELSNCQLFFENVRIGRNFLSKATLEGNVRMFQ; encoded by the coding sequence ATGGTGAAAAACGGTGTGCCGATCGAAGAAAGAATTTTCGGTGAAGGCCATTTCTTGAGGCCAAACTTCATTCAGTTCTACAACTGCAAGAACGTACTTTTGGAAGGTTTCGAGTTGATCAACTCACCTATGTGGTGCATTCACCCCGTGCTGTGTGAAAACGTGATAGTGAGGAATGTTAAGGTGCGCAGCAGAGGACCAAACAACGATGGGATAAATCCAGAGTCGTGCAAGTATGTCCTCATAGAAAAATGTTTCTTCGACACGGGTGACGATTCGATCGCCGTGAAGTCTGGTCGAAATGAAGATGGGAGACGCATAGCCGCTCCGTGCGAGTACGTTTTAGTACGTGACAACGTTGTGCTGAGCGAGAAAAGTCATGGTGGATTCGTCATTGGCAGTGAAATGTCTGGCGGTGTACGAAAACTCATGGCGTTGAACAATTCTTTCATCAACTTGGAAAGAGTGTTGAGAATAAAAACTAATTCAAGAAGGGGTGGTTTCGTCGAAGATGTGTATTTCTTTGACAATGTGGCAGTGAACGTATCGGAAGAATTCATTGTGATCCACCTTGATTATGACAACGAGGTCGGCGATTTTCCACCCACTGTGCGAAACATCTTTGTGAGAAACTTCAAGGGCATTCGTGGCAAGTACGGAATAAGAATCAAAGGTTTGGAGGAATCGAAGGTACTCAATGTGCATTTGCAAGATTGTTCTTTTGAGGATGTCCAATCAGCAATGGAGCTCAGCAATTGCCAGCTTTTCTTTGAAAATGTTAGGATTGGGAGAAACTTTCTTTCGAAAGCAACGTTGGAAGGAAATGTGAGGATGTTTCAATAA
- a CDS encoding ABC transporter permease, with translation MRFKTTLVLILGICVPSMLLVGGLSLNDSISRFMQKSFSTNFGAADAYVENRRNNIFFKLPLDREILDELKNEEEISAILPVGETLGRIEFNGQLKDCLVIMVDPKSLSEFVGKFVDLSKGTIVSKDLAQAMNISEGQLIDLNVGSGGKQLRVHQIGKEGFLNFRGENLHYAGTIFIDKDQFQGMFPFPTRVYLSLNLPIEQQESFVETLKSKFKVNAVAMKTRLLNSPASKALGYLTIAFSSFSIVASLVLVYIFAQSFIEERNPTIVTMRILGMKTKHISSTLMVEGTVYMFVAGCLGSLVGIFLGKYLLNRLQSFTTIFIDSFASIFSQLEFHVSPSTILIGVFAGLVLPLFMFSLRVMSLTRKPPIQTFTKRSQGTLRISSSIKVLSFLLGLSVIVLLTFVPTTQPITAWKLLLRGVGFFLASWLVCLPVLSFIRKVLSRFFHKKSVSIFLALSYVERNLRSTSVVAVMFGLIVFVMIIVITIPYNVERFIEDKFKTGLFGYNFMVIYNPLKLVFLKEEIDITKDLNEPTRVYIAQFEDDLIAFVDENFLKTATVPIETNKKWRERLLHPNTIVLGYTNEEKKNLAKTISGTIKSPFRIGGSEKMSFEVIDTFDMRKLMVPVKYIASINSLPKNARSIPIVLGKVEPRAVSKVKEFYSKRFDFPVHITEELNRLFSGVDLLVRVGVTLLYFGLMSGFSGIAFYTLRNIMVRRRLTGALRAIGMTSKSVANAFILESLTIASVGVVVGLLAGFLESKDVTKTILGMFGSEHFVFPIWRLFSVVSAIYVVVILVIFLAVKFFRANLAESLRTPE, from the coding sequence ATGCGTTTTAAAACCACCCTCGTTCTCATACTCGGTATCTGTGTACCTTCGATGTTGCTCGTCGGAGGACTATCCCTCAACGATTCGATCAGCCGTTTCATGCAGAAGAGTTTTTCCACAAATTTCGGTGCGGCGGATGCCTACGTGGAAAATAGGCGAAATAACATATTTTTCAAACTCCCACTCGATCGAGAGATCTTGGACGAACTGAAAAACGAAGAAGAAATCTCAGCCATTCTCCCGGTAGGGGAGACGCTCGGAAGAATCGAGTTCAACGGTCAATTGAAAGACTGCCTCGTTATAATGGTAGATCCAAAGTCGTTGAGTGAGTTCGTTGGAAAATTCGTTGATCTGTCAAAAGGTACTATCGTTTCAAAAGACCTCGCACAAGCTATGAACATCTCTGAAGGCCAACTCATCGATTTGAACGTTGGGAGTGGGGGAAAACAACTGAGGGTACACCAAATAGGCAAAGAAGGCTTTTTGAACTTTCGAGGAGAAAATCTGCACTACGCTGGAACGATTTTCATCGACAAAGATCAATTTCAAGGGATGTTTCCCTTTCCCACGAGAGTTTATCTAAGTCTCAACCTTCCAATCGAGCAACAAGAATCCTTCGTTGAGACGTTGAAAAGCAAATTCAAAGTGAACGCGGTTGCTATGAAAACGCGTTTGTTGAATTCCCCAGCCAGCAAAGCACTGGGATACCTTACGATCGCATTCAGTAGCTTTTCCATAGTTGCTTCATTGGTCTTGGTATACATATTCGCGCAGAGTTTCATCGAAGAACGCAATCCAACTATAGTGACGATGAGAATCCTTGGTATGAAAACAAAGCACATATCTTCAACCCTCATGGTTGAAGGGACTGTGTACATGTTTGTGGCTGGATGTCTTGGAAGCCTTGTGGGCATCTTTTTAGGTAAGTACTTGCTGAACAGGTTACAAAGTTTTACAACCATCTTCATCGACAGTTTTGCCTCGATCTTTTCACAGCTAGAATTTCATGTGTCTCCATCGACGATTTTGATTGGTGTTTTTGCCGGACTTGTCCTTCCTCTATTCATGTTTTCATTGAGGGTAATGAGTTTGACTCGAAAACCTCCGATTCAAACGTTCACAAAGAGAAGTCAAGGTACTCTCCGCATTTCCAGTTCGATCAAGGTTTTAAGTTTCCTTTTGGGTTTATCCGTTATAGTCTTACTCACGTTTGTACCCACAACTCAACCCATAACGGCTTGGAAGTTGTTGCTAAGAGGTGTAGGATTCTTTCTGGCGAGTTGGTTGGTTTGTTTACCCGTGCTCAGTTTTATAAGGAAGGTTTTGTCTCGATTTTTCCATAAGAAATCTGTTTCAATTTTTCTTGCACTTTCTTATGTAGAAAGAAACTTGAGAAGCACTTCTGTGGTGGCTGTAATGTTTGGTTTGATCGTCTTTGTCATGATCATCGTCATCACCATTCCATACAACGTCGAACGATTCATCGAAGATAAGTTCAAAACAGGCTTGTTTGGTTATAACTTCATGGTGATTTACAATCCTTTGAAACTTGTTTTCTTAAAAGAAGAAATCGACATCACAAAAGATCTAAACGAACCCACTAGGGTGTACATCGCTCAATTCGAAGATGATCTCATCGCGTTCGTGGATGAAAATTTTTTGAAGACAGCCACTGTGCCCATAGAGACAAACAAGAAATGGAGAGAACGATTGCTACATCCAAACACGATCGTTTTGGGGTACACCAATGAAGAGAAGAAAAATCTGGCAAAAACGATCAGCGGTACCATCAAATCACCCTTCAGGATCGGTGGAAGTGAGAAGATGAGTTTCGAAGTGATCGATACTTTCGACATGAGAAAATTGATGGTCCCAGTCAAATACATCGCATCGATCAACAGTTTACCCAAAAATGCAAGATCGATCCCGATCGTTCTTGGGAAAGTAGAACCACGAGCCGTCTCAAAAGTCAAGGAATTTTACTCTAAAAGATTCGATTTTCCTGTGCACATAACAGAAGAATTGAACAGACTCTTCTCTGGAGTTGATTTGCTCGTTCGAGTGGGTGTAACACTGCTCTACTTTGGATTGATGAGCGGTTTCAGCGGAATTGCGTTCTATACCTTGAGGAACATAATGGTGCGAAGACGTCTCACGGGAGCATTGAGAGCCATAGGTATGACATCCAAAAGTGTTGCAAATGCTTTCATTTTGGAAAGTTTGACGATAGCTTCTGTGGGTGTAGTAGTTGGCTTGCTTGCTGGTTTCCTCGAATCTAAGGATGTCACCAAGACAATCCTTGGGATGTTTGGATCTGAACATTTTGTTTTTCCTATTTGGCGACTCTTCAGTGTGGTATCGGCGATTTATGTCGTTGTGATCTTGGTGATCTTCCTAGCTGTGAAGTTCTTTCGAGCGAACTTAGCCGAATCGCTCAGAACACCAGAGTGA
- a CDS encoding ABC transporter ATP-binding protein — protein MIEVKDLYKVYGKGENQVEALRGINLSIERGEFLAILGPSGSGKTTLLNCLSGIDSPTKGEIFFNGIAFHSLGEEEKTKLRAKHMGFVFQFFNLIPVLTVLENVELPLKILGVNHKQGRERAIEMLKKVDLLEKINRFPSQLSGGEQQRVAIARALVHKPSIVWADEPTGNLDSETGLMVIELLDKVRAEHGTTLVVVTHDERIARRADRVLIMRDGKFVKEEPNQKRITT, from the coding sequence GTGATCGAGGTTAAAGATCTTTACAAAGTCTACGGTAAAGGGGAAAACCAAGTAGAAGCGCTCAGAGGTATTAATCTTTCGATAGAGCGTGGAGAATTTTTGGCGATCTTGGGACCGTCTGGATCTGGAAAGACGACACTTTTGAATTGTCTGTCTGGTATAGACTCACCCACGAAAGGTGAAATCTTTTTCAACGGGATCGCTTTTCATTCGCTCGGTGAGGAAGAAAAGACCAAGCTCAGAGCGAAGCATATGGGTTTTGTCTTTCAATTTTTCAATTTGATTCCCGTTCTCACGGTGCTCGAAAACGTGGAACTTCCACTCAAAATACTCGGTGTAAATCACAAACAAGGAAGAGAACGTGCCATCGAAATGCTCAAAAAAGTCGATCTGCTCGAAAAGATAAACAGATTCCCATCACAACTTTCAGGTGGTGAACAGCAGAGAGTGGCGATAGCAAGGGCTTTGGTACACAAACCAAGCATCGTTTGGGCAGATGAACCCACGGGCAATCTCGATTCCGAAACTGGGTTGATGGTGATAGAGTTGTTAGATAAGGTGCGTGCCGAGCACGGAACGACTTTGGTCGTGGTCACCCACGATGAACGCATAGCAAGAAGAGCAGATCGTGTTCTCATCATGAGGGATGGAAAGTTTGTAAAAGAGGAACCGAACCAAAAGAGAATCACAACTTGA